A stretch of Chitinophaga caeni DNA encodes these proteins:
- a CDS encoding TonB-dependent receptor, with protein MQAMAWNWRTKISLHVKNKTLSEVCRLLEQRYDIHFSYSRDILQMEQVVSIDVDHVPLKKVVERIFESKGITCKKVGDQIVLSAYRSTHRTINGYVQDSRTGEKLIGATVAVPRFKSGTVTNEYGFYSITLPKDTCSLLISFIGYEQQQLKLQETDKNKQLTFQLNPSNTLKEVEVTDDGIPLQEQTQMSKVGIALKEVKAMPKLLGESDVIRTIQSLPGISAGGDGASSLHVRGGSPDQNLVLMDGTPVYNSTHIFGIFSVFNPALIKNVDLYKGAFPARYGGRLSSVVDIAMKDGDMKKYHGEVSIGFLAAKFMVEGPIFKNKTSFVITGRRTYADLIAGPVFADQLDLGEGGRLFAYFYDANIKINHIFSPKDRMYLSAYGGQDNFRMRKRPLLENPKDYDEQLDFQLGWGNQVYSLRWNHIFNPKLFSNVSTGYSQYFFLTDYSYLFNTKDSSEVDDWYGKYFSKIHDGTFKVDFDYRPSPRHSARFGLHAITHIFEPGITQFRNKSRTETPTLDTTYNKEYTTSLELMLYGEDDWKLTDSLYVNVGLHASTFMVFPKTYVSLQPRIGMRYVLPRNWAMKLSYTHMAQYIHLLTNSTNYLPTDLWVPSTDKVRPMTSKQAAFGLGKTSNNKAWEMSAEVYYKSMRNVIEYVDNYDNFQSATKQWDEKVIMGDGWSYGTELLIQKKKGSFTGWIGYTWAHSQRRFPNVNNGEAFPYKYDRRHDLEVTLMKKFKKHWEIAASWEYTSGLPLTLPTSSYESIDNGSPFDPPPLETGKPVDYVNQRYNLRMKEMHRLDLSFTYSWQRRRVKNAFNLSLYNAYNRRNPYFYYYSYNKDSGKRELTEFSILPVLPSLTYTLSF; from the coding sequence ATGCAGGCGATGGCTTGGAATTGGCGTACCAAGATAAGTTTACATGTGAAGAATAAAACGCTTTCAGAAGTTTGCCGCTTATTGGAGCAGCGTTATGATATTCACTTTTCCTATAGCCGCGATATTCTCCAGATGGAACAGGTGGTCTCAATCGATGTAGATCATGTTCCATTGAAAAAAGTAGTAGAAAGGATATTTGAATCTAAAGGAATTACCTGTAAAAAAGTAGGGGATCAGATCGTTTTATCTGCCTACCGTAGTACGCATAGGACCATCAATGGTTACGTGCAGGATTCGCGCACGGGGGAGAAGCTCATCGGTGCAACGGTGGCCGTACCCAGGTTTAAATCGGGTACCGTTACAAATGAATACGGCTTCTATTCAATCACTTTACCGAAAGATACCTGTAGCCTGTTGATATCTTTTATCGGCTACGAACAGCAACAGCTAAAACTCCAGGAGACAGATAAAAATAAACAACTCACTTTTCAATTGAATCCTTCCAATACGTTGAAAGAAGTAGAAGTGACGGACGATGGGATCCCGTTACAGGAGCAAACCCAGATGAGCAAGGTCGGCATCGCCTTGAAAGAAGTGAAAGCGATGCCCAAATTGTTAGGTGAAAGTGATGTAATCCGCACGATTCAAAGCTTACCGGGCATTTCGGCGGGTGGTGATGGCGCCAGCAGTTTACATGTTCGCGGGGGTAGCCCCGATCAAAACCTGGTTTTGATGGATGGAACGCCCGTTTATAACTCTACCCATATTTTCGGAATCTTCTCCGTGTTTAACCCGGCATTAATTAAGAACGTGGATTTGTATAAAGGCGCTTTCCCGGCGCGTTATGGCGGCAGGCTTTCATCCGTGGTTGATATTGCTATGAAAGATGGCGATATGAAAAAATATCACGGGGAAGTATCTATCGGTTTCCTGGCTGCTAAATTCATGGTAGAAGGACCGATCTTTAAGAATAAAACTTCTTTTGTTATCACGGGGCGGCGAACGTATGCCGACTTGATAGCAGGCCCCGTATTTGCTGATCAACTGGATCTGGGTGAAGGAGGTAGATTGTTTGCCTATTTTTACGATGCGAATATCAAGATTAATCACATCTTTTCTCCCAAGGATCGGATGTACCTCAGTGCTTACGGTGGACAGGATAATTTCAGGATGCGCAAAAGACCATTGCTGGAAAATCCGAAGGATTATGACGAACAATTGGACTTTCAACTGGGCTGGGGCAACCAGGTTTATTCTTTGCGATGGAACCATATCTTTAATCCCAAGTTATTCTCCAATGTCAGTACTGGGTATTCACAATATTTCTTTTTAACGGATTACAGTTATTTGTTTAACACCAAGGATAGCTCCGAGGTAGATGACTGGTATGGAAAATATTTCTCTAAAATTCATGACGGTACTTTTAAAGTAGATTTCGATTACAGGCCAAGTCCCAGGCATTCCGCCCGTTTCGGTTTGCATGCAATCACGCATATTTTTGAGCCGGGAATTACACAGTTCAGGAATAAATCAAGAACGGAAACCCCTACGCTTGATACAACTTATAACAAGGAATATACCACCAGCTTGGAACTCATGCTATATGGCGAAGATGATTGGAAGTTGACAGATTCTTTGTATGTCAATGTAGGCTTACATGCCTCCACCTTTATGGTCTTTCCGAAAACATACGTTTCCCTTCAACCGAGGATCGGCATGCGTTACGTGTTGCCCAGAAATTGGGCCATGAAATTATCGTACACCCACATGGCGCAGTATATTCACCTGCTTACAAATAGTACGAACTATTTGCCGACGGATTTATGGGTGCCTTCAACCGATAAAGTGAGGCCGATGACCAGCAAGCAAGCGGCATTCGGCCTAGGTAAAACAAGTAATAACAAAGCTTGGGAAATGTCGGCGGAAGTTTATTACAAATCGATGCGCAATGTTATCGAGTATGTAGATAACTACGATAACTTCCAATCGGCCACCAAGCAATGGGATGAAAAAGTAATCATGGGCGATGGTTGGAGCTATGGAACGGAACTCCTCATTCAAAAAAAGAAAGGAAGTTTTACCGGTTGGATTGGTTATACCTGGGCGCATAGTCAAAGACGTTTCCCGAATGTCAACAACGGGGAAGCTTTTCCTTATAAATATGATCGCCGCCACGACTTGGAAGTTACCTTGATGAAGAAGTTTAAAAAGCATTGGGAGATAGCCGCTAGTTGGGAATATACATCCGGTTTGCCATTAACCTTGCCAACTTCAAGCTATGAAAGTATCGACAACGGTTCCCCGTTCGATCCGCCGCCATTAGAAACTGGAAAGCCGGTAGACTATGTCAATCAACGGTATAATCTCCGCATGAAAGAAATGCATCGCTTGGATCTTAGCTTTACATATTCTTGGCAGAGAAGGAGGGTGAAAAATGCATTTAACCTGAGCTTGTATAACGCGTATAATAGGAGGAATCCTTACTTCTATTACTATTCATATAATAAGGATTCAGGGAAACGGGAGCTGACAGAATTTAGCATTCTGCCGGTGCTTCCCAGTTTAACATATACCTTAAGTTTTTAG
- a CDS encoding quinone-dependent dihydroorotate dehydrogenase: MYSIIKKILFSFQPESIHHGVMRGLKMIYNMPLGKSIISAFCKPDNKGLERELWGLKFKNPVGLAAGFDKDAKYIDELSQLGFGFVEIGTVTPKAQPGNDQPRLFRLPEDQALINRMGFNNEGAPAAAKRLLKKQSNIIVGGNIGKNKVTPNGEAINDYEKGFQSLFDVVDYFVVNVSSPNTPGLRALQEKEPLKQLLHHLQTINNQKIKPKPILLKIAPDLTAEQLDDIIEIVQDTKLAGIVATNTTISREGLKTPVAQLEEIGAGGLSGLPVKSRSTEVIRYIAEKSNHQIPIIAVGGIFTAADAQEKLDAGAVLVQVYTGFIYEGPTIVKKICAGLRR; encoded by the coding sequence ATGTACTCGATTATTAAAAAAATACTGTTTAGCTTTCAACCGGAAAGCATTCACCACGGCGTCATGCGTGGATTAAAGATGATATACAATATGCCCTTGGGCAAATCTATCATCAGCGCCTTTTGTAAGCCGGATAACAAGGGCTTGGAACGCGAATTATGGGGGTTAAAATTTAAAAATCCCGTAGGTTTAGCCGCCGGCTTCGATAAAGATGCCAAATATATAGACGAATTATCCCAACTGGGCTTCGGTTTCGTAGAAATCGGCACGGTTACGCCGAAGGCTCAGCCGGGCAATGATCAGCCCCGCTTGTTCAGGCTGCCGGAAGACCAGGCGCTCATTAACCGTATGGGCTTTAATAATGAGGGCGCTCCCGCCGCTGCCAAGAGATTACTGAAAAAGCAGTCCAATATCATCGTGGGCGGTAACATCGGGAAAAATAAAGTCACGCCAAACGGGGAAGCGATCAATGACTACGAAAAAGGGTTCCAGTCGCTTTTTGATGTCGTTGACTATTTCGTGGTGAACGTGAGTTCGCCCAATACGCCCGGTTTAAGAGCCTTGCAGGAGAAAGAACCTTTAAAACAACTGCTCCATCATTTACAAACGATTAATAATCAAAAAATTAAGCCAAAACCCATCCTGCTTAAGATCGCCCCTGATCTAACGGCGGAGCAACTGGATGATATTATCGAGATCGTCCAGGATACCAAGCTGGCCGGTATCGTTGCGACAAATACAACCATCAGCCGCGAAGGACTTAAAACACCGGTAGCACAATTGGAAGAAATTGGCGCAGGCGGCCTAAGCGGATTGCCGGTAAAAAGCAGGTCGACCGAAGTGATCCGTTATATCGCTGAGAAATCAAACCATCAAATTCCGATCATAGCCGTAGGCGGTATTTTTACTGCGGCCGATGCACAAGAAAAACTGGATGCAGGCGCGGTGCTGGTGCAAGTATATACCGGGTTTATATATGAGGGACCTACCATTGTAAAGAAAATTTGTGCAGGCTTAAGAAGATAA
- a CDS encoding TerC family protein: MDFSHLFTFDSLVSLLTLVVMEVVLGIDNVIFVSIVMNRLPEHKRPLARKIWMVAGILVRITLLLFIGYIARATEPVITVFGNGLSIRDLIMLGGGLFLLVKTTIEIHHKLEGEEDTHVSGGKKSKSATSMAKVMGQIIMIDLVFSFDSIITAVGLAKHTEIMIFAVIVAMFVMFLFAAQISNFINKHPTLKMLALSFLVMVGVVLIIEGWSAESAHDMHLKNYVYFAMAFSFVVELLNMRIRKKSAPPVQLREPHLKKEEIL, translated from the coding sequence ATGGACTTTAGTCATCTTTTTACTTTCGATTCATTAGTGAGCTTGTTAACGTTAGTTGTAATGGAAGTGGTTCTGGGCATTGATAACGTTATTTTTGTTTCCATCGTAATGAACCGCTTACCGGAACATAAGCGGCCACTCGCAAGAAAAATATGGATGGTGGCAGGGATCTTGGTACGCATTACCTTATTGCTTTTCATCGGGTATATCGCCAGGGCAACAGAACCGGTAATAACCGTATTCGGCAACGGATTAAGCATCCGCGATCTAATCATGTTGGGAGGTGGTCTATTTTTGCTTGTGAAAACAACGATCGAAATTCACCATAAGCTGGAAGGGGAAGAAGATACCCATGTAAGCGGTGGCAAAAAATCAAAGAGCGCCACCTCGATGGCAAAAGTGATGGGACAAATCATCATGATCGACCTCGTTTTCTCTTTCGATAGTATCATAACAGCGGTGGGATTAGCCAAACACACGGAAATCATGATCTTCGCGGTCATCGTCGCAATGTTCGTGATGTTCTTATTTGCAGCGCAGATCAGCAATTTCATCAATAAGCACCCAACCTTGAAAATGTTGGCTTTATCTTTTCTCGTGATGGTGGGCGTAGTATTGATTATCGAGGGATGGAGCGCCGAGAGCGCGCACGACATGCACTTGAAGAATTATGTATATTTTGCGATGGCATTCTCCTTCGTTGTAGAATTATTGAATATGCGCATCCGCAAAAAATCTGCGCCGCCGGTACAATTGAGAGAACCCCACCTCAAGAAAGAAGAAATACTATAA
- a CDS encoding RsmE family RNA methyltransferase: MEVPTFYAKGLEANPTEYTMDEATSKYCIQVLRKSNGDTVKLTDGKGNLYDATIVDDHRKRCSVKINSVEHTEPPARQFTVAISFTKNMSRIEWFLEKAVEIGIQRVIPLVTQRTEKEKFKQERLENILVSAMLQSKQSYLLELWDPIEFKDLLMYEQDWAKFIAHCIPSSKTYFLDAMDAAKDTIILIGPEGDFTAEEITAALERGFTAVSLGDTRLRTETAGVVAATLMAAKQYM, translated from the coding sequence ATGGAAGTACCTACTTTTTATGCTAAAGGCTTGGAAGCAAATCCAACCGAATATACGATGGACGAAGCTACTTCGAAATACTGTATCCAGGTATTGCGAAAAAGCAATGGCGACACCGTGAAATTAACAGATGGGAAAGGCAATCTCTATGATGCTACTATTGTTGATGACCACCGCAAACGTTGCTCCGTGAAGATCAATTCCGTGGAACATACAGAGCCCCCGGCAAGGCAATTTACGGTAGCTATTTCATTTACCAAGAACATGTCGCGCATAGAGTGGTTCTTGGAAAAAGCCGTGGAGATAGGGATTCAAAGGGTCATTCCATTAGTGACTCAGAGAACGGAAAAGGAAAAATTCAAACAAGAACGGTTGGAGAATATCTTGGTTTCCGCGATGCTGCAATCCAAGCAATCTTATTTATTGGAACTATGGGACCCGATAGAGTTCAAGGACCTGTTAATGTATGAACAGGATTGGGCAAAATTCATCGCGCATTGTATCCCATCATCCAAAACCTATTTCCTGGATGCGATGGATGCTGCTAAAGACACGATTATCTTAATTGGGCCTGAAGGTGATTTTACGGCTGAGGAAATAACCGCTGCCCTAGAACGCGGGTTTACCGCTGTTTCCCTCGGTGATACCCGTTTGCGTACAGAGACGGCGGGCGTCGTTGCTGCAACCTTGATGGCTGCCAAGCAGTATATGTAA
- a CDS encoding MATE family efflux transporter translates to MKRIYFKYRDYYKDNFALAYPVVISQLGHTLVGLSDSIIIGHTGKVPLAAVSLGNSIFTTFMVAGIGMSYGLTPLIAQESGKGNKKRCGRLLSHSLLINLLVALAMFSIIFTGSSHLDLLKQEADVSVQAKPFLRLLAFSIIPLMVFLTFKQFAEGLGFTRQAMNISIIGNILNILLGITLVYGLFGIPKMGVLGVGISTFVDRLVMGVTMAWYVLKAPRFKAYLHSFRFGNFKTELLKKITGIGTPVAMQYIFEVSAFSGAAIMVGWIGATELAAHQIALSLAAMTYMMASGISAAAGIRSGNNFGKQNFSALRLSAIASYHLVIVLMSFCALIFLVGNQVLPGFYIQDDSVIKVASGLLIIAALFQLFDGTQVVGLGVLRGLGDVKIPTWITFLAYWVIGIPVGYLLCFHWNWGVNGVWWGLTFGLMTASILLFFRFHYRTKQLEANS, encoded by the coding sequence ATGAAAAGGATTTATTTCAAGTACAGGGATTATTACAAGGATAATTTTGCCCTGGCTTACCCGGTGGTGATTTCCCAGTTGGGACATACGCTGGTGGGATTGTCGGATAGTATCATTATCGGTCACACGGGTAAAGTGCCGCTGGCGGCCGTATCACTGGGTAACAGTATTTTTACCACCTTCATGGTGGCAGGCATCGGTATGTCTTACGGTCTAACGCCGCTCATTGCACAGGAAAGCGGGAAAGGCAATAAAAAACGTTGCGGCCGGTTATTGAGCCATAGTTTATTGATCAACTTGTTGGTGGCTCTCGCCATGTTTTCTATCATCTTCACCGGTAGTAGTCACCTGGATCTGTTGAAGCAAGAAGCGGATGTTTCCGTGCAAGCCAAACCATTTTTGCGCTTATTGGCATTCTCCATCATCCCCTTGATGGTATTCTTAACCTTTAAACAATTCGCGGAAGGCTTGGGATTTACCCGGCAGGCGATGAATATTTCCATTATCGGGAATATCCTGAATATATTATTGGGGATAACCTTGGTATACGGCTTGTTCGGTATTCCCAAAATGGGGGTGCTGGGCGTTGGTATTTCTACCTTCGTTGATCGGCTGGTTATGGGAGTAACGATGGCTTGGTACGTGCTGAAAGCGCCCCGCTTCAAGGCTTATCTCCATTCATTCCGCTTCGGTAATTTTAAAACGGAATTACTGAAAAAGATCACCGGGATCGGTACTCCGGTAGCCATGCAATATATTTTCGAGGTAAGCGCCTTTAGCGGTGCTGCCATTATGGTGGGTTGGATCGGTGCAACAGAATTGGCGGCACACCAGATCGCGTTGAGCTTGGCTGCTATGACCTATATGATGGCTAGCGGCATATCGGCAGCGGCGGGCATACGTAGTGGAAACAACTTCGGTAAGCAAAATTTCAGCGCGCTCCGTTTATCCGCGATTGCCAGCTATCACCTCGTAATTGTATTGATGAGTTTCTGCGCCTTGATATTCCTGGTCGGTAACCAGGTATTGCCGGGCTTTTATATCCAGGATGATTCTGTGATCAAGGTGGCCAGCGGCTTGCTGATTATCGCCGCTTTATTCCAATTGTTTGATGGAACCCAGGTGGTAGGGCTAGGAGTTTTGAGAGGACTGGGGGATGTGAAAATCCCTACATGGATCACCTTCCTGGCTTACTGGGTGATTGGTATCCCGGTAGGTTACCTGTTGTGCTTCCATTGGAACTGGGGTGTTAACGGGGTATGGTGGGGATTAACATTCGGTTTAATGACCGCTTCCATATTGTTGTTTTTCCGTTTCCATTACAGGACGAAGCAATTGGAAGCCAATAGCTAA
- the dnaB gene encoding replicative DNA helicase — translation MDVNLKKDRNVRRKPSVDISTMVYGKVPPQSKELEEAVLGAVMLEKGAFDSVIEILKPECFYVDANQKVFSAMTRLAAKSMPVDILTVVEELKLSGELEMVGGPFYVTRLTNMVVSSANIEAHARIVLQKFIQRELIRISGEIISEAYEDTADVFDLLDTAESRLFEITNNHLRKNYDSIDRVLVNTIKRIEDLRNKGEDMTGVPSGFPSLDKITYGWQPTDLIIIAARPSVGKTAFALNLARNAALHPKYSKGAAIFSLEMSSGQIVMRILAAESEIQLEKISRGKLEEYEMKKLMTHGIERLAKAPIFVDDTPALNIFELRAKCRRLVHNHGVGIIIIDYLQLMSGSGDGKNSNREQEISKISRDLKGLAKELQVPVIALSQLSRDVEKRKDGNKMPQLSDLRESGAIEQDADMVMFLYRPEYYEITTNEMGESNKGETHVRIAKHRNGQLDTVKLRAVLEYQRFEDDGYVDGPGPGSSPFAGMSKGSGGFDNNDEAKLYIQKGSKMNDMDFTDEGFGDAPF, via the coding sequence ATGGATGTAAATCTGAAGAAAGACCGCAATGTTCGCAGGAAGCCCTCGGTGGATATTTCTACGATGGTTTACGGTAAAGTACCCCCACAATCAAAAGAACTGGAAGAGGCAGTGTTAGGCGCCGTTATGTTGGAAAAAGGCGCCTTCGATTCGGTCATCGAAATCCTGAAGCCTGAATGTTTTTACGTGGACGCTAACCAAAAGGTATTCTCGGCGATGACCCGCCTAGCGGCTAAGTCTATGCCTGTGGATATCTTAACCGTCGTGGAGGAATTGAAGCTATCGGGTGAGCTGGAAATGGTAGGTGGCCCCTTTTATGTTACCCGGCTTACGAACATGGTGGTGTCTTCGGCTAACATCGAAGCGCATGCCAGGATTGTACTCCAAAAGTTTATTCAGCGCGAACTTATCCGTATCTCCGGCGAGATCATTTCCGAAGCCTACGAAGATACGGCGGATGTGTTTGACCTGCTCGATACGGCGGAATCCAGGCTGTTCGAGATCACCAATAACCACTTAAGGAAAAATTACGATTCCATCGACCGCGTATTGGTAAATACCATCAAGCGCATCGAGGATCTGAGAAATAAAGGTGAAGACATGACCGGGGTTCCTTCCGGTTTCCCTTCCCTCGACAAGATTACTTACGGCTGGCAGCCAACCGATTTAATCATCATCGCGGCCCGTCCTTCCGTGGGTAAAACGGCATTTGCTTTGAACCTCGCGCGTAACGCGGCTTTACATCCCAAGTATTCAAAAGGCGCCGCCATCTTCTCGCTGGAGATGTCGAGCGGGCAGATCGTAATGCGTATCCTCGCGGCGGAATCCGAAATACAGTTAGAAAAAATTTCGCGTGGTAAGCTGGAAGAATACGAGATGAAGAAGTTGATGACCCACGGTATCGAACGGCTCGCCAAAGCGCCCATTTTTGTGGATGATACCCCGGCATTGAACATCTTCGAGCTAAGGGCCAAGTGTAGAAGGCTGGTGCACAATCACGGCGTAGGTATTATCATTATCGACTACTTGCAACTGATGAGCGGCTCCGGCGATGGTAAAAACTCGAACCGCGAACAGGAGATCAGCAAGATATCCCGCGATTTGAAAGGCTTGGCGAAGGAGTTACAAGTGCCCGTAATTGCATTATCGCAGTTGAGCCGGGATGTGGAGAAACGGAAAGACGGAAACAAGATGCCGCAGTTGAGTGACTTGAGGGAATCCGGTGCGATCGAACAAGATGCGGATATGGTAATGTTCTTATACCGTCCAGAATACTACGAGATCACGACCAATGAAATGGGAGAATCCAACAAGGGTGAAACGCACGTCAGGATCGCGAAACACAGGAACGGGCAGTTGGACACGGTGAAGCTCCGCGCGGTATTGGAATACCAACGTTTCGAAGATGATGGTTACGTGGATGGCCCCGGCCCGGGCAGCAGCCCATTTGCAGGGATGAGTAAAGGTAGCGGTGGCTTCGATAATAATGATGAAGCGAAACTTTATATCCAAAAGGGATCTAAAATGAACGATATGGACTTCACGGATGAAGGGTTTGGAGATGCTCCCTTCTAA
- the pheT gene encoding phenylalanine--tRNA ligase subunit beta — protein sequence MTISYNWLCDYLPVKPTPEELSVILTSIGLEVENLEKFESIKGSLEGLVIGEVLETAPHPNADKLKLTKVNVGGTEPLSIVCGAPNVAAGQKVVVATVGTTIYPQNAEPLTIKKAKIRGEESFGMICAEDEIGLGSGHDGIMVLDANLVPGTPAADIFKPAQDYIFEIGLTPNHMDAMSHIGVARDVCSYLSNHNDEGITYLAKKPEIPSVAQASTQFNINVHVENTAACPRYCGITLTGIKVGPSPAWMAERLTAIGVRPINNIVDITNYVLHETGQPLHAFDASKIQDNTIRVKNLPAGTPFITLDGKERKLDAADLMICDGKDTPLCIAGVFGGLSSGVTDDTAEIFLESALFAADGVRRTSLRHGLRTDAATRFEKGVDISNVPYALQRAVALMAALAGGSTASDLSDAYPKPVDKATVEVSFAYINKLSGHIYDPAKVIRILEALGFEILLNDGAQLKLAVPYHKTDISIPADIVEEVLRIDGLDNVPIPAMIQVAPSMAAQPNPEMVKEKIADYLASNGFNEIFTNSITNSQYFSEEVKATTVKMLNSLTVELDVMRPSMLETGLERIAYNINRKNEDLLFFEFGKTYRQKAVGEYEEKNHLALYLTGNKLPENWMHKPEAVDFFFLKGYVLNIMVQLGMQKFSWSESQYADLQQAYELKVKNRAVATIGSVHRAKLKAFDIKPTVWYADINWDEVLQLVQKSEKFYEEIPKFPAVRRDLALVLDKSVKFSDVEAATKAVKSNLLQQINLFDVFESEKLGNNKKSYAVSFTFLDPQKTLTDKEIDAVMDKLVQTYESKLQAIIRK from the coding sequence ATGACGATTTCGTACAACTGGTTATGTGATTATTTGCCGGTAAAACCAACACCGGAAGAGCTTTCCGTGATTTTGACAAGCATCGGGCTGGAAGTTGAAAATCTTGAAAAATTTGAAAGCATCAAGGGCAGCCTCGAAGGCTTGGTGATCGGGGAAGTATTAGAAACGGCCCCCCACCCGAATGCCGATAAACTGAAGTTGACCAAGGTAAATGTTGGCGGCACCGAACCGCTGTCCATCGTTTGCGGCGCTCCCAATGTTGCTGCCGGTCAAAAAGTAGTGGTAGCCACCGTGGGCACAACGATTTATCCCCAAAACGCTGAGCCCCTAACGATTAAGAAAGCTAAAATTCGCGGGGAAGAAAGCTTCGGGATGATTTGCGCCGAAGATGAAATAGGCCTCGGATCTGGCCATGACGGTATCATGGTACTCGATGCAAACCTGGTACCCGGCACCCCGGCGGCTGACATATTCAAACCCGCACAGGATTATATTTTCGAGATCGGCCTTACTCCCAACCATATGGATGCCATGAGCCATATCGGCGTTGCCAGGGATGTTTGTTCCTATCTCAGCAACCATAACGATGAAGGCATCACTTACCTGGCGAAAAAGCCGGAAATTCCAAGCGTAGCTCAAGCCAGCACGCAATTCAATATCAATGTACATGTTGAAAACACCGCGGCTTGTCCACGTTATTGCGGTATCACGCTAACAGGGATCAAGGTAGGGCCGTCCCCGGCTTGGATGGCGGAAAGGTTGACGGCAATCGGTGTTCGCCCGATTAACAACATCGTGGATATTACCAATTATGTCCTGCACGAAACCGGGCAGCCACTACATGCCTTTGACGCTTCTAAAATCCAGGACAATACCATCCGTGTTAAGAACCTACCGGCGGGAACACCTTTTATTACGCTAGATGGGAAAGAGCGGAAACTCGATGCAGCGGACTTAATGATCTGCGATGGAAAAGATACTCCCCTCTGTATTGCCGGGGTATTCGGAGGGCTAAGCTCCGGCGTGACCGATGACACGGCCGAAATATTCCTGGAAAGCGCCCTGTTCGCCGCTGATGGTGTGCGCCGTACCTCACTGCGCCATGGATTAAGAACTGATGCCGCGACCCGCTTTGAAAAAGGTGTTGATATCAGTAATGTACCTTATGCCCTGCAAAGAGCCGTAGCATTAATGGCAGCATTAGCCGGCGGCAGTACGGCATCCGACTTGAGTGATGCTTACCCTAAGCCAGTTGACAAGGCAACAGTTGAAGTAAGTTTTGCATATATAAATAAATTAAGCGGGCATATTTATGATCCTGCGAAAGTAATTCGTATATTAGAAGCATTGGGATTCGAAATATTATTGAATGATGGCGCGCAACTTAAATTGGCCGTACCTTATCATAAGACCGATATCAGTATCCCGGCAGACATCGTGGAGGAAGTATTGAGAATAGATGGATTAGATAATGTTCCGATCCCGGCCATGATACAAGTTGCCCCCTCGATGGCTGCGCAGCCCAACCCGGAGATGGTGAAAGAGAAAATCGCGGATTATTTGGCCAGCAATGGTTTCAACGAGATTTTCACGAATTCCATCACCAACAGTCAATATTTTAGCGAGGAGGTGAAAGCCACCACGGTGAAAATGTTGAATAGCTTAACCGTTGAGTTGGATGTTATGCGTCCTTCTATGTTGGAAACAGGTTTGGAAAGAATTGCATATAACATCAACCGGAAGAATGAAGATTTATTATTCTTCGAATTCGGGAAAACCTACAGGCAAAAGGCCGTAGGAGAATATGAAGAGAAGAATCACCTGGCCTTGTACCTAACGGGGAATAAACTCCCTGAAAACTGGATGCACAAGCCCGAAGCAGTGGATTTCTTCTTTTTAAAAGGATACGTTCTCAATATCATGGTACAACTCGGCATGCAAAAATTTAGCTGGAGCGAGTCGCAATATGCAGATTTACAGCAAGCCTACGAGTTGAAAGTGAAAAATCGCGCCGTGGCAACAATAGGTTCCGTGCACAGGGCAAAACTAAAAGCCTTCGACATAAAACCTACGGTATGGTACGCCGATATAAATTGGGATGAAGTATTACAACTGGTACAAAAGAGCGAAAAATTCTACGAAGAGATTCCTAAATTCCCGGCAGTACGCAGGGACTTAGCCCTGGTGCTGGATAAATCAGTGAAATTCTCAGATGTAGAAGCCGCCACCAAGGCAGTTAAATCGAACTTATTACAACAAATCAACTTGTTCGACGTTTTTGAAAGTGAGAAATTAGGAAATAATAAAAAGTCTTACGCCGTGAGCTTCACATTCTTAGATCCACAAAAAACATTGACAGATAAGGAGATTGATGCCGTAATGGATAAGCTCGTACAGACTTATGAATCAAAATTACAGGCGATTATCCGGAAATAA
- a CDS encoding cell division protein ZapA produces MDELIPVNIVVADRSYRIKIRPEEEADVRRVMKEVNEKIIEFKTAYAGKDMQDFIAMALIMYATHPVTNAGKAQAQTSPLLKEKLEHLEQLLNAHLG; encoded by the coding sequence ATGGACGAACTTATTCCAGTGAATATCGTGGTTGCAGACCGGTCTTACCGGATCAAGATCCGCCCGGAAGAAGAAGCCGACGTAAGGCGCGTTATGAAAGAGGTCAATGAAAAAATCATTGAATTTAAAACGGCCTACGCCGGCAAAGACATGCAAGATTTCATTGCCATGGCCCTGATTATGTATGCTACCCACCCCGTTACGAACGCGGGTAAAGCACAAGCACAAACATCACCCTTATTAAAAGAAAAATTAGAGCACTTAGAACAGTTACTGAACGCACATTTGGGTTAA